The Anas platyrhynchos isolate ZD024472 breed Pekin duck chromosome 36, IASCAAS_PekinDuck_T2T, whole genome shotgun sequence genome window below encodes:
- the LOC140000983 gene encoding olfactory receptor 14A16-like, which produces MSNSSSITEFLLLPFADTRELQLLHFALFLGIYLVALLGNGLILTAVACDHRLHTPMYFFLLNLALLDLGCISTTVPKAMANSLWDTKAISYSGCAAQFFFLLFLISAEFYLLTVMSYDRYVAICKPLHYGSLLGSRACAQMAAAAWGSGILTALLHTANTFSLPLCRGNAVNQFFCELPQILKLSCSKSYVREAGLLVGGVSLAFGCFVFIVVSYVQIFRAVLRMPSEQGRHKAFSTCLPHLAVVSLFTGTGMFAYLKPLSTFSQSLHLVVAVVYSVMPPTLNPFIYSLRNQELRDCARKVISETLLNSSHRETDEKVLNAQKDIQKVEEEEIPKLRELS; this is translated from the exons atgtccaacagcagctccatcaccgagttcctcctcctgccattcgcagacacacgggagctgcagctcctgcacttcgcgctcttcctgggcatctacctggttgccctcctgggcaacggcctcatcctcactgccgtagcctgtgaccaccgcctccacacccccatgtacttctttctcctcaacctcgccctccttgacctgggctgcatctccaccactgtccccaaagccatggccaattccctctgggacaccaaggCCATCTCCTactcaggatgtgctgcacagttctttttcttgctcttcttgatATCAGCAGAGTTTTATCTCCTCACAGTtatgtcctatgaccgctacgttgccatctgcaagcccctgcactacgggagcctcctgggcagcagagcttgtgcccagatggcagcagctgcctggggcagtggcattctcactgctctgctgcacactgccaatacgtTTTCCTTGCCCCTCTGCCGTGGCAATGCTGtgaaccagttcttctgtgaacttCCCCAGATTCTCAAGCTTTCCTGCTCAAAATCATACGTCAGGGAAGCTGGTCTCCTTGTGGGTGGCGTCTCTTTAGCCTtcggttgttttgttttcattgtggtttcctatgtgcagatcttcagggctgtgctgaggatgccctctgagcagggccggcacaaagccttttctaCGTGCcttcctcacctggctgtggtctccctctttactggcactggcatgtttgcctacctgaagcccctcTCCACCTTCTCCCAATCTCTGcacctggtggtggcagttgTTTACTCAGTGATGCCTCCAACACTGAACCCCTTTATCTACAGcttgaggaaccaggagctcaggGATTGTGCTAGGAAAGTGATTTCAGAGACACTTCTTAATA GCTCACATAGAGAAACAGATGAGAAGGTATTGAATGCACAAAAGGACATTCAGAAagtagaggaggaggaaattCCCAAGTTAAGAGAACTGTCGTAA